The genomic DNA CGTGGAGCCTTGCCCAGGCGGAGGGATTGAAGGTAGTTCCCTTCGACGATCACGACCATCTTCTGGCTCTCATGGAAAGTTCTCTGGAGGATAGTGCGGTTTACCTGGTTCCCAGCTTCGCTAACCCCACCGGCATGACCATAGATCTTACCGAGAGGGAGGCGATTCTAGACCTGTCCCATAAAAAAGGGCTGTGGATAGTGGAGGACGACGCCTACGGAGAGCTTCGGTACGGACAGACAAGCGTTCCCGCTATGAGGTCGATGGACGATGGTGAGAGACTGATATACCTGGGATCCTTCAGCCAGGCTCTGTTTCCCGGAATGAGACTGGGATATTCTATGGTTCCCTCTAAAGCGAGGGAGTCTTTTTTGTCCTCTCTAGGCCAAAGAGGGGGCCCGGCGTCCTCTTTGGTCCAGTGCATAGCCCGGAGATTCATATCCTCCGGGGGGTTAGAACTGGCCCTGGAGAGGGTTCGGTTGGAGATGGCCTGTAGGATGAAAAAGCTTTCCTCCGAGTTAAGCAAAAAAGGCCTACCTTGGCGTTATTTAATGCCTCAGGGAGGCATATACCTTTGGCTGTCCACCCCTGGGCTGGAGGGAGAGCAGGTGGCCGAGGTGGCCCTTAGAGATGGACTTTCACTCTCCCCTGGAAGGTCGTTTTCCATAGATGGATCTCCTGTCGAGGCGGTGAGGCTATCGGTTTCGGACATCGACTGTACTTCCATACCTCCAGCTGTAGAGTCGCTGTATCGCTCTTTGAGACGCTATTTATCCTGTTCAGGAGGAAAATAGCGGTGGATGTTTTTCTTCCAAAGCCATAGAGCTGTCGCAGCGGTGGCCGATCCTCCAAGAAGCCCTAGGACTATATAGTCTATCCTTCCTCGTCCCAGCAGATACCCTCCCATCCCCGCCAGGGCGTAGCCGTAAAGCACCAAAGTCGTTATCGATAGCCACATGACGACCATTCTCATAGATATCGCTCCTCTCCGTTTTGTCCGTAAATGATACCATAGGGTGGAAGGGGTTATGTTAACCGATAGGTTTTTTAAGTTGACGAATATCTACTGGGTATGTTAACCTACCAGGTGTTTGTTATCCTGCGAGGGGGAGTGGTTGACCATGAAGTCCGAGGATTTGCTTGAGCTTCTTAACCTGGATCTTGACGATCTGTTGGCTAGGGCCTATGAAGTGAGGTGCCAAAGAGGGGCGGTAGTTGAGCTGTGTTCCATCGTCAACGCCAAGTCAGGCTGTTGTAGCGAGGATTGCGTCTTCTGTGCCCAATCAGGTCGATGGGGATATTCGGGGCCTAAGGCGATGATAACTAAAGACCAGGCGTTGAGTGTCGGTTACCGCTGTCTGGAGTCGGGGATTTCCAGGTTATCGCTGGTGACCAGCGGAAGGTCCCTCTCCGATAGGGAAGTCGATTTTTTTTGCTCCATCTACGAGTCTCTATCCGAAATAGGGATAGGGCTCTGCGGGTCCCATGGCTTACTCTCCGAACCTCAGATGAGACGGCTCGCCACCTCTGGGTTATCCCGATATCACTGCAATCTGGAGACCGGTCCGAGGTTTTTCCCTCAAATATGCGCTACTCACGGCTTTATGGACAAGATCGAGACCTTGAAGGTCGCCAGAGGCTGCGGTTTAGAGCTATGCTCTGGAGGGCTTTGGGGGTTAGGTGAGGGTGACCTGGACAGGGCGGAGATGGTTCTGGCGTTAAGGGAGCTCAAGGTCGAATCGGTCCCTATAAACTGCCTTATCCCTGTCGGAGGAACCCCTATGGAAGGAGCTTCTCCTCCTAGGGTCGATACCGTTCTTCGGTGGGGTGCTGTCGCCCAGATAGCCCTGCCCTGGGCCACGATCCGTTACGCAGGAGGAAGATCGTGTCTGGGAGAGCAGGTTAGCAGAGGCCTTAAAGGAGGGATAGGGGGCCTCCTTACTGGGGACTATTTGACGACGTCTGGTAGCGATGTGAGCAAGGATGTGGGACTCATAAGGTCCCTAGGCCTTAAATTGTCCAATTTTTAACGGGCTGATGGTCTTGCCTAACTTAGTGGCCCTGATCGCCTTGGCTAAGTTGGTCAGCCTATCCCTCGAGGACTACGAGAACGACGGAACCCTTAAGTCCAGATAAAGATACGGAGCGCGAAGGGATATTACGTTCGCGCTCCAAGGCGAGATTGTATATCTCTTCTGTTCATGGTACTATTAAGACAATTGTACAATTCGTCTTTTTACGGGGGGAGATCAACCATGAGAGATTCGAGGATATACACTACTTCGGCAGATTACGCCTATCAGGAACTCAGGCACAAGATCATAACGAAACAGCTCAAACCCGGTCAGAGGTTGCCGGAGGTAAACGTGGCGGTCCAGATGGGGGTGAGCAGAACCCCGGTCAGAGAGGCCCTCAGAAGGCTGTCCAGCGAGGGTCTGGTGATAATAATACCTAACAGCGGGGCCCGCTTGGCGTCCCCTAGCGCCAAGGAGATGGAGGATACGTTTATAGTCAGGGAGATGCTTGAATGCCTCTCGGTGTCCGCTGCGGCGGAAAAGGTGCAGGATAAACATCTTCGCCGGATGGAGGAATACATTCTCGACGAGGTCAGGGCGGTGGAGGATAAGAACCTGGAGTTCTATCTGGAGGCTTACGAGGGGTTTCATCGGACCGTCGCTGAGGCCAGCAGCAACCGCATTCTGAGCGACTACATAGAGAATATCCTGGCCAGAACCAACGCCTATGTGGTTTTCTTCGATCCCTTTTACGAGCAGGACGAAAACCCCACCATAGGCGAGCATAAGGCCATAATCGGAGCCCTGGAGAAGAGGGACTCCTCTCTGGCTGTGGACCTTATGAGGTCTCATCTTCGGCGATCGGTTTCCTGCCTAAAGCTTTCCGACGAAGCCTAATACCCTAAAGCCTCGGTCTGTGAGAAAATAGGCCTTCTTCTGGGGATAAATATGGTGTGACATATTTTCTGAGACGAAAAGCTCAAGCATTGGAGGATATTAAATGACCAAGAGAACCCTTCCCACATTGGACCTTAAAAGAGGTTACGCCAGAATAAAGGACGAAATCGACGTAGCTGTAAAAGAGGTCTTTGAGAGCCAGTATTTCATAATGGGACCTACTCTGTCCGCTTTTGAGTCGGACGTAGAGCGCTATCTGGAGGTCCCGAGGGCTATAGGATGTGCCTCCGGCAGCGATGCCCTTCTCCTGGCCCTGATGGCCCTCGACCTCAAGCCTGGAGATGAGGTTATAACCACCCCTTACTCCTTTTTCGCCACCGTCAGCTGCATAACAAGGCTTGGAGCGACCCCTGTTTTTGCCGATATAGACGGGGATAGCTATAACGTAACCGCCGAGTCGGTACTTTCGAAGGTGACCGAGAGGACGAAGGCCTTTATTCCCGTACACCTTTTCGGACAGATGGTCCATCTTGAGAAAATGAGATCCGAGCTGGAGGGCAAAGGTATCGCCATAATAGAGGATTGCGCTCAGTCCTTCGGCTCCTGGAGGGAGATCGACGGTGCTCCCGTCCGCTCCGGTTCCTACGGTGTCATGGGCTGTTTCTCCTTCTTCCCGACGAAAAACCTGGGATGCTGTGGAGACGGTGGAATGGTGGTATCCAGAGATCAGGCCCTGGCCGACAGGCTGGCCAAGCTCAGGGTCCACGGTGCAGGGACGACCTACTATCACGATGAGGTCGGTCTCAATAGCCGTCTTGACGCTATTCAGGCCGCTATCCTCAGGGTTAAGCTTCGCCACCTGGATCGCTGGAATGAGGAGCGCAGGGCCGCGGCGGACAGATATAAGCTCCTGTTCGCGGAGAACGATCTTCTGGACTTGGTCACCCCTCCTTCGGAGGATGAGGGTAACTACCACATCTATCACCAGTACGTCCCCAGGGTTCAGGGCGACAGAGATGGTCTGGTGGATTTTTTAGGAAAAGAGGGTATCACCTCTCGGGTCTACTACCCTGTGCCTCTTCACCTTCAGAGATGTTTCTCCTTCCTCGGTTACGGAGAGGGCGATTGTCCTGTCTCGGAGAAGCTCAGTAGGCAGTCCATAGCTCTTCCTATATTCCCTGAGCTCGAGGCGGACGAACAGGAATGGGTGGTTTCCACGATAGCCAGGTTCTACGGCAAAAATTAGTAAAAATACCGGTGTATTTTAGTCTGTTTTGAGGTAGTATATAGGGACAAAAAGACATTGGAGGTGAGGGAATGTTTCCCTTCTTTTTCGATCCAACGAT from Dethiosulfovibrio salsuginis includes the following:
- a CDS encoding aminotransferase-like domain-containing protein, with amino-acid sequence MIEIPLRRNCPTPLYRQLADHLERMIHLGALSPGERLPGSRSFAQSLGVSRMTVVEAYRALEERSVVVQRGRSGAFVSGDFDISQDVHDVASPLWSMDGESPSSYLVPVAELSRIARDVLSREGAEALRDSSLAGLEGLRHSLVLHSASRGIPGDWRDVIVTSGGRQGLVVSFAFLRGIGVSSILMDRLNYPAAWSLAQAEGLKVVPFDDHDHLLALMESSLEDSAVYLVPSFANPTGMTIDLTEREAILDLSHKKGLWIVEDDAYGELRYGQTSVPAMRSMDDGERLIYLGSFSQALFPGMRLGYSMVPSKARESFLSSLGQRGGPASSLVQCIARRFISSGGLELALERVRLEMACRMKKLSSELSKKGLPWRYLMPQGGIYLWLSTPGLEGEQVAEVALRDGLSLSPGRSFSIDGSPVEAVRLSVSDIDCTSIPPAVESLYRSLRRYLSCSGGK
- the bioB gene encoding biotin synthase BioB, which produces MKSEDLLELLNLDLDDLLARAYEVRCQRGAVVELCSIVNAKSGCCSEDCVFCAQSGRWGYSGPKAMITKDQALSVGYRCLESGISRLSLVTSGRSLSDREVDFFCSIYESLSEIGIGLCGSHGLLSEPQMRRLATSGLSRYHCNLETGPRFFPQICATHGFMDKIETLKVARGCGLELCSGGLWGLGEGDLDRAEMVLALRELKVESVPINCLIPVGGTPMEGASPPRVDTVLRWGAVAQIALPWATIRYAGGRSCLGEQVSRGLKGGIGGLLTGDYLTTSGSDVSKDVGLIRSLGLKLSNF
- a CDS encoding GntR family transcriptional regulator; translated protein: MRDSRIYTTSADYAYQELRHKIITKQLKPGQRLPEVNVAVQMGVSRTPVREALRRLSSEGLVIIIPNSGARLASPSAKEMEDTFIVREMLECLSVSAAAEKVQDKHLRRMEEYILDEVRAVEDKNLEFYLEAYEGFHRTVAEASSNRILSDYIENILARTNAYVVFFDPFYEQDENPTIGEHKAIIGALEKRDSSLAVDLMRSHLRRSVSCLKLSDEA
- a CDS encoding DegT/DnrJ/EryC1/StrS family aminotransferase, whose protein sequence is MTKRTLPTLDLKRGYARIKDEIDVAVKEVFESQYFIMGPTLSAFESDVERYLEVPRAIGCASGSDALLLALMALDLKPGDEVITTPYSFFATVSCITRLGATPVFADIDGDSYNVTAESVLSKVTERTKAFIPVHLFGQMVHLEKMRSELEGKGIAIIEDCAQSFGSWREIDGAPVRSGSYGVMGCFSFFPTKNLGCCGDGGMVVSRDQALADRLAKLRVHGAGTTYYHDEVGLNSRLDAIQAAILRVKLRHLDRWNEERRAAADRYKLLFAENDLLDLVTPPSEDEGNYHIYHQYVPRVQGDRDGLVDFLGKEGITSRVYYPVPLHLQRCFSFLGYGEGDCPVSEKLSRQSIALPIFPELEADEQEWVVSTIARFYGKN